Proteins co-encoded in one Arachis hypogaea cultivar Tifrunner chromosome 13, arahy.Tifrunner.gnm2.J5K5, whole genome shotgun sequence genomic window:
- the LOC112738268 gene encoding uncharacterized protein, with protein sequence MVDHYNKLVKLMARAFYDDLTSKGDNQPKTGRTDNRGIAVVVLDALTRRQWVREEDLAKDLKLHTKQLRRILRFFEEEKIITRDHRRETAKGAKMYSAAVAATADGHPTAREGEEKVKLHTHSYCCLDYAQIYDVVRYRLHRMKHKLKDELEDKNTVQEYVCPTCGKRYNALDALRLISFEDEDFHCESCNGRLEVESDKIASQEAGDGDDNARRRRREKLKDMLQKMEVQLKPLMDQLSRVKDLPVPEFGSLQAWEARASAAGRAANGDINAADSKMSQMGYNGASIPYSGDTKVVVDFNGTEGKGEGIKSETESTSLKVLPPWMIRSGMVLTKEQRGEVKQETKMDGTSTSIATQHTDDKKSTTEQDDNKSLQDEYIKAYYAALLQQQQELQKKQEYLNTTELVDPSSSASGRQVGVKSKRDDAEDDGTEWEETPIGGNGNGGFKVADLNLNVQAEEEPPADEEDEDDIDWEEG encoded by the exons ATGGTTGACCACTACAACAA GCTTGTTAAATTAATGGCGAGGGCTTTCTACGATGACCTAACGAGCAAAGGTGATAATCAGCCCAAGACCGGAAGAACCGATAACAGAGGAATCGCTGTGGTGGTGCTCGATGCCCTCACCag ACGACAATGGGTTAGAGAAGAAGACTTGGCAAAGGACCTCAAACTGCATACAAAACAACTTCGGCGGATCTTGCGGTTTTTTGAAGAAGAAAAGATCATTACCCGAGATCATAGGAGAGAG ACAGCAAAGGGTGCAAAAATGTATAGTGCTGCTGTAGCTGCTACAGCTGATGGTCATCCGACAgccagagagggagaagaaaaggTCAAGCTGCACACACACTCTTATTGTTGTCTGGATTATGCACAG ATATATGATGTGGTTAGGTACAGACTTCATCGGATGAAGCATAAGCTGAAAGATGAATTGGAGGATAAAAACACAGTTCAGGAATATGTATGTCCAACCTGTGGGAAAAG ATATAATGCTTTGGATGCACTGCGGTTAATATCTTTTGAAGATGAGGACTTCCATTGTGAAAGTTGTAATGGAAGGCTTGAGGTTGAAAGTGATAAGATAGCTTCTCAAGAAGCAGGAGATGGAGATGATAACGCAAGGAGACGACGACGGGAAAAGTTAAAGGACATGCTTCAGAAGATGGAG GTACAACTTAAACCATTAATGGACCAACTCAGTCGGGTAAAAGACTTGCCTGTTCCAGAATTTGGCAGCCTTCAGGCATGGGAAGCACGAGCTAGTGCTGCAGGGCGTGCTGCCAATGGAGATATCAATGCTGCTGATTCTAAAATGTCTCAGATGGGATATAATGGAGCATCAATCCCTTACAGTGGAGATACTAAG GTTGTAGTTGACTTCAATGGAACTGAAGGCAAAGGAGAGGGTATTAAGTCCGAAACTGAAAGTACATCTCTAAAGGTTTTGCCACCATGGATGATCAGATCAGGGATGGTTCTTACAAAGGAACAGCGCGGAGAAGTGAAGCAAGAAACAAAGATGGATGGGACTTCAACTTCCATAGCGACACAGCACACAGATGACAAAAAGTCAACAACTGAACAAGATGACAATAAGAGTTTACAG GATGAGTATATTAAGGCTTATTATGCTGCTTTACTTCAGCAACAACAAGAATTGCAAAAGAAACAAGAATATTTAAATACAACTGAATTAGTTGATCCTTCTAGCAGTGCTTCTGGCCGTCAGGTTGGTGTCAAATCAAAACGTGACGATGCCGAGGATGATGGTACTGAGTGGGAGGAGACTCCAATTGGAG GCAACGGAAACGGAGGTTTCAAGGTTgcagatttgaatttgaatgttcaAGCTGAGGAAGAACCTCCAGCAGATGAGGAAGACGAAGACGACATCGACTGGGAAGAAggttaa